In the genome of Hypomesus transpacificus isolate Combined female unplaced genomic scaffold, fHypTra1 scaffold_52, whole genome shotgun sequence, one region contains:
- the LOC124465509 gene encoding uncharacterized protein LOC124465509 isoform X1 has protein sequence MFLQKEFQSATFLAMDVTCRYVPYLTKVSEALTHLQPLQEMRHCLSVMHAKAHNTKCEILWTARNQEGAGTTLGEEVEQVNSFLSRCALTTKYIAKSVRTDMLTVHAMGWNERKENGLHIALSSRFKKTVEKTVDVAESLKTMQEQLHCCDDMLKQWVVDVKQWASSRSAGPVDAQSLQITIEALFVSICQKKHYLYRQNDRNKRRQKITQKIAQEKKRLLEDIQRYNQQPDGDLVDTELVVQKLSNKAAESMIWSLQEQNTDGVDILTKKKLFDHVMLASRLKEEKQILVKEMLQHCQYLKDSVAKVQTLMGTVLVSTQTGSLPNGLTEEGSKGLISALKRRLQDLRLQQQTIAGTYRCTLKPSNRLVEEEDREMEEDMDWQRGNSSDDDDSDEEEDAAN, from the exons ATGTTTCTCCAAAAAGAGTTCCAGAGTGCTACATTTTTGGCCATGGATGTGACCTGCCGATATGTGCCATACTTGACAAAAGTGTCAGAGGCCCTGACGCATCTTCAACCCCTTCAGGAAATGAGGCATTGCTTGTCTGTGATGCATGCCAAAGCCCACAATACAAAATGCGAG ATTCTGTGGACTGCAAGGAACCAGGAGGGCGCCGGCACCACTCTCGGTGAAGAAGTAGAGCAAGTGAATAGTTTTCTCTCCAGATGTGCCCTTACCACCAAGTATATTGCCAAGTCAG TAAGAACTGACATGCTGACTGTCCATGCTATGGGGTGGAATGAACGGAAAGAGAATGGCCTCCATATAGCCTTGTCTTCTAGATTCAAGAAG ACAGTAGAGAAGACTGTGGATGTAGCTGAGAGCCTGAAGACAATGCAGGAGCAGTTGCATTGCTGTGATGACATGCTGAAACAATGGGTTGTTGATGTCAAGCAGTGGGCCAGTAGCA GAAGCGCAGGTCCTGTTGATGCTCAAAGTTTGCAGATCACAATCGAAGCACTCTTTGTGAGCATTTGTCAGAAAAAGCACTACCTTTACAGACAGAATG ATCGCAACAAAAGGCGACAGAAAATAACTCAAAAGATAGCCCAGGAAAAGAAACGGTTGCTGGAAGACATCCAGAGATACAACCAACAGCCTGATGGTGACCTTGTGGACACAGAGTTAGTTGTGCAGAAACTCTCTAACAAAGCTGCAGAGAGCATGATCTGGTCTTTGCAGGAACAGAACACAG ACGGTGTGGACATCCTCACAAAGAAGAAGCTCTTTGACCACGTAATGCTTGCCTCACGACTAAAAGAGGAAAAACAGATCCTTGTGAAGGAGATGCTGCAGCACTGCCAGTACCTTAAGGACTCAGTGGCAAAGGTCCAGACACTGATGGGCACTGTTTTAgtgagcacacagacaggaa GCTTGCCAAATGGATTAaccgaggaggggtccaagggccTCATCAGTGCACTAAAAAGAAGACTGCAAGACCTGAGACTCCAACAGCAGACCATAGCAGGCACCTACAGATGCACTCTTAAACCAAGTAACAggctggtggaagaggaggacagggaaatggAAGAAGACATGGACTGGCAACGTGGCAACAGCtcggatgatgatgatagtgatgaggaggaggatgcagcGAATTGA
- the LOC124465509 gene encoding uncharacterized protein LOC124465509 isoform X2: protein MFLQKEFQSATFLAMDVTCRYVPYLTKVSEALTHLQPLQEMRHCLSVMHAKAHNTKCEILWTARNQEGAGTTLGEEVEQVNSFLSRCALTTKYIAKSVRTDMLTVHAMGWNERKENGLHIALSSRFKKTVEKTVDVAESLKTMQEQLHCCDDMLKQWVVDVKQWASSNGVDILTKKKLFDHVMLASRLKEEKQILVKEMLQHCQYLKDSVAKVQTLMGTVLVSTQTGSLPNGLTEEGSKGLISALKRRLQDLRLQQQTIAGTYRCTLKPSNRLVEEEDREMEEDMDWQRGNSSDDDDSDEEEDAAN, encoded by the exons ATGTTTCTCCAAAAAGAGTTCCAGAGTGCTACATTTTTGGCCATGGATGTGACCTGCCGATATGTGCCATACTTGACAAAAGTGTCAGAGGCCCTGACGCATCTTCAACCCCTTCAGGAAATGAGGCATTGCTTGTCTGTGATGCATGCCAAAGCCCACAATACAAAATGCGAG ATTCTGTGGACTGCAAGGAACCAGGAGGGCGCCGGCACCACTCTCGGTGAAGAAGTAGAGCAAGTGAATAGTTTTCTCTCCAGATGTGCCCTTACCACCAAGTATATTGCCAAGTCAG TAAGAACTGACATGCTGACTGTCCATGCTATGGGGTGGAATGAACGGAAAGAGAATGGCCTCCATATAGCCTTGTCTTCTAGATTCAAGAAG ACAGTAGAGAAGACTGTGGATGTAGCTGAGAGCCTGAAGACAATGCAGGAGCAGTTGCATTGCTGTGATGACATGCTGAAACAATGGGTTGTTGATGTCAAGCAGTGGGCCAGTAGCA ACGGTGTGGACATCCTCACAAAGAAGAAGCTCTTTGACCACGTAATGCTTGCCTCACGACTAAAAGAGGAAAAACAGATCCTTGTGAAGGAGATGCTGCAGCACTGCCAGTACCTTAAGGACTCAGTGGCAAAGGTCCAGACACTGATGGGCACTGTTTTAgtgagcacacagacaggaa GCTTGCCAAATGGATTAaccgaggaggggtccaagggccTCATCAGTGCACTAAAAAGAAGACTGCAAGACCTGAGACTCCAACAGCAGACCATAGCAGGCACCTACAGATGCACTCTTAAACCAAGTAACAggctggtggaagaggaggacagggaaatggAAGAAGACATGGACTGGCAACGTGGCAACAGCtcggatgatgatgatagtgatgaggaggaggatgcagcGAATTGA
- the LOC124465508 gene encoding uncharacterized protein LOC124465508 isoform X1: MELEDELKSVDTFLEHLKTEETEKNRQKTKTASPKPVHWKKRDHNGDIVHQRPQALRKQSTSQRPDEGRHVSSSPPLDHGQHLDHDLNMRQLEDLLQDSENMESQDFVQQPPLSSWSQRQKEVQQCWQQANHHGWIFQIHPTNRVCDTGKYSICEQDCFLPTALPQRIWSCDTADAAVSVGRSIILVCINGRYDLHVPVLTCKHCNQKWAPEVSDFVKSGYWPATMQAQTLFHQDLFHSFEAMKTAAPGMSRQAFTAMLDQSTKQYGRTGKVNADAFQRSFLQFVYCNYEENQLLGKEPLVCPACSPEMVAVSVDGNRKLYRFQKTNQSEEPGFFDGVFLAQDSEVSSFVEEVRGTVKSTAGKAMCGDTQWNAARETSKRVNKLDEEGVEIAVCRHGFLLKGLNMYR, translated from the exons ACCAAAGCCTGTTCATTGGAAGAAGAGGGACCACAATGGGGACATTGTTCACCAGCGCCCACAAGCCCTTAGAAAGCAGTCAACATCACAAAGACCAGACGAAGGAAGACATGTTTCTTCTTCACCGCCATTAGACCATGGCCAACACCTAGACCATG ATTTGAATATGCGGCAGCTTGAGGACCTTCTACAGGACTCAGAGAACATGGAATCGCAAGATTTTGTTCAGCAGCCACCATTGTCCAGTTGGAGTCAAAGGCAGAAAGAGGTCCAACAATGTTGGCAACAG GCAAACCATCATGGATGGATTTTTCAAATACATCCCACCAACAGAGTCTGTGACACTGGAAAATACAGCATTTGTGAACAAG ATTGTTTTCTGCCAACAGCTCTACCTCAAAGGATATGGTCCTGTGACACCGCTGATGCAGCAGTCTCTGTTGGTAGATCCATCATACTGGTTTGCATAAATG GCCGTTATGATCTTCACGTTCCGGTGCTAACATGCAAACATTGCAACCAGAAATGGGCTCCAGAAGTCAGTGACTTTGTAAAGAGTGGTTACTGGCCTGCTACCATGCAGGCACAGACACTGTTCCACCAAGATCTCTTCCATTCCTTTGAGGCTATGAagacagcagctccaggaatGTCCAGACAAGCCTTTACAGCAATGTTGGACCAGAGTACAAAGCAATATGGAAGA actggcaaagtgaatgcagatgcATTTCAGAGAAGTTTTCTGCAATTTGTGTACTGCAACTATGAAGAGAACCAACTTCTTGGAAAGGAGCCATTGGTCTGTCCAGCTTGTAGCCCTGAAATGGTGGCTGTTTCTGTGGATGGCAACAGAAAGTTGTACAGGTTCCAGAAAACAAACCA GAGTGAAGAGCCAGGGTTCTTCGATGGAGTGTTTTTAGCCCAAGACTCTGAGGTGTCCAGTTTTGTTGAGGAGGTCCGGGGAACTGTCAAGAGT ACCGCAGGAAAAGCAATGTGTGGTGACACCCAATGGAATGCAGCAAGAGAGACTTCAAAGCGGGTCAACAAGTTGGATGAAGAAGGTGTGGAAATTGCTGTGTGTAGACATGGATTTCTTCTCAAAG GTCTGAATATGTATAGATGA
- the LOC124465508 gene encoding uncharacterized protein LOC124465508 isoform X2, protein MELEDELKSVDTFLEHLKTEETEKNRQKTKTASPKPVHWKKRDHNGDIVHQRPQALRKQSTSQRPDEGRHVSSSPPLDHGQHLDHDLNMRQLEDLLQDSENMESQDFVQQPPLSSWSQRQKEVQQCWQQANHHGWIFQIHPTNRVCDTGKYSICEQDCFLPTALPQRIWSCDTADAAVSVGRSIILVCINGRYDLHVPVLTCKHCNQKWAPEVSDFVKSGYWPATMQAQTLFHQDLFHSFEAMKTAAPGMSRQAFTAMLDQSTKQYGRTGKVNADAFQRSFLQFVYCNYEENQLLGKEPLVCPACSPEMVAVSVDGNRKLYRFQKTNHP, encoded by the exons ACCAAAGCCTGTTCATTGGAAGAAGAGGGACCACAATGGGGACATTGTTCACCAGCGCCCACAAGCCCTTAGAAAGCAGTCAACATCACAAAGACCAGACGAAGGAAGACATGTTTCTTCTTCACCGCCATTAGACCATGGCCAACACCTAGACCATG ATTTGAATATGCGGCAGCTTGAGGACCTTCTACAGGACTCAGAGAACATGGAATCGCAAGATTTTGTTCAGCAGCCACCATTGTCCAGTTGGAGTCAAAGGCAGAAAGAGGTCCAACAATGTTGGCAACAG GCAAACCATCATGGATGGATTTTTCAAATACATCCCACCAACAGAGTCTGTGACACTGGAAAATACAGCATTTGTGAACAAG ATTGTTTTCTGCCAACAGCTCTACCTCAAAGGATATGGTCCTGTGACACCGCTGATGCAGCAGTCTCTGTTGGTAGATCCATCATACTGGTTTGCATAAATG GCCGTTATGATCTTCACGTTCCGGTGCTAACATGCAAACATTGCAACCAGAAATGGGCTCCAGAAGTCAGTGACTTTGTAAAGAGTGGTTACTGGCCTGCTACCATGCAGGCACAGACACTGTTCCACCAAGATCTCTTCCATTCCTTTGAGGCTATGAagacagcagctccaggaatGTCCAGACAAGCCTTTACAGCAATGTTGGACCAGAGTACAAAGCAATATGGAAGA actggcaaagtgaatgcagatgcATTTCAGAGAAGTTTTCTGCAATTTGTGTACTGCAACTATGAAGAGAACCAACTTCTTGGAAAGGAGCCATTGGTCTGTCCAGCTTGTAGCCCTGAAATGGTGGCTGTTTCTGTGGATGGCAACAGAAAGTTGTACAGGTTCCAGAAAACAAACCA TCCATAA